The Campylobacter curvus genome includes the window ATTTTTAAAAAGGACAAAAATGCTAACGATAAACGCAAAGCTGCCAACGCGAAATTTACGCGTCTCAAAGGCGCTACCCCAGCTCATACAAGGCTTCATATATCGCTATTTGCCAGCCGAGGAGCACGCAGGATACAGACACGAAAAAACGGGCAAAATTTTTAAGCGGATGAATTTTGATTTTTATTTGAGCGGGGCGGATCTGCGCGTTAGATTTACGTCTTACGAGCCTGAATTTGAAAAAGCGGTCGCACTTGGAGCGCTAAAAGACGGGTTAAATTTGGGCGAACTGTGCTTCTTGGATACTACGGTGGCGGTGAGCGAGCATAGGACGAATAGCGATGATGTGGTGCTGCAAGGCTGCGTGGCGTGCGCGGTGCAGGGGCTTTTAGGGCATAAAATTTATTTGCAGGCGCAGGATAGCAGGCATCTTGAAATGATGAAGTCTAACGCCTTGCAGCGCTTCGAGACGCTGACCGGGCGCGAATACGGCGGCGAATTCGAGCTAAATTTAAAGTGGCAAAATTTACAAAAGCCTTTTTATTTTTACTACGGCAATAACCAAACGCCCGTAATTGCTTGGCAGGCAAAATGGCACATGCAGGCTCGGCCCGAGCTAATAAATCTAATCCTGGACGCAGGCGTGGGAAGCGGATGTATGAACTACGGGGTTGGGTTTTTGGAGGTGGTGGAGTGATGGTTTGATAGCATTTAATGATATAGTACTAATTTCAAATCCTAAAAAGGAAAAAATATTGTGCTATCAAACATATTCTCTTTTGAATAGTAGTATGTTTTATATTAAGAGAATATTATCTGGAAAGTTTCATATTTAATAATATAATACTATAAGTTAAGGTTAAGTCTTTAGGTGCTAAAATTACTTTTAAATTTTTAAGGAATATGTAATGAATTTAGATTTTTCCTTGCCATGCGGTGATCCTTTTGTGGAAAACGGTAGGCTTGGACTTACAGAATTCGCCAAGAAAAATAAATTTAAATATGAGGATGAACTAAAAGCTAATTTGGAAAGAATTTTGAGATTATATACTCAAATTTGGACGCAAAGTAAGCTTTCTAGCTTTTGGCTTCATGGGGCAAATAAAAGACCTGCCAAAGAAACTTTAAAAAAGATTGATGAGGTCTTAAAAAATAAGCCCATAATAGGTTCACCCTGTGTATGTTGTGGTAAAAAAGAGGTGATTTCTACAGAAATTTCCTCAGGAGACAGAACTATTTTACCGCTTGGATTTTCTGCGCCGAATTCAAATTTTTCTTCATCTTTTCAAGAGGCTATGATATGCAAAAACTGCTTTATTTCGCTTTTAGCTTTACCTTTAAATACGGTTCAAGTGGATGGTAAATTACTTTTTATAAGATCATCTAACGAGATAAATGAATATTGGACACAGAAAAATATACGTGAGATAAATAAGATGTTTCTTCTGTCACCAAACGAATCATTGATAATATCAGAGATAAGATATATCGAGAATTTTATTTATATATTTTTGGAGGAGTTGGTGGAAAATATACCAAATGCCGTTCAAAACGATATATCTTTTTATCATTTTACTAATTTTGGAGCATCTCCTGATATTCAAATTTACCATATTTATACTGATCTTACATCTTTTATACAAGAAATTTCACCAAAATATTTAAAAGATCAAATAAGCGGTAATAAGAAGGTTTTAAATTTATGGAACGATATCGTAAGAAGTAGTTTTAAATTTTTAAAACTAGAAAACGATCAGCTATATTTGAATGATAAAAAAGAATTTAAAAATATAAGCTTTAATGAAGCGAAAAAACTTTGCAAAAACGTCTTAATATCTAAATTTATAAATGGCAAGGATATAAGACGGATATTAATAAGAAAATTTATAAGTGATATAAAGGATGAAGTAAATAAGGAAAATTTAAAAGATTTGGCACAAGCTTATAGAATTTTGATATTTAAATACTTAATAAAGGTAAAACATATGAACAAAGAAAGACTAGACTTTTTAAAAAAGGTCGCTGCTAAAATAGCAACTTTGCAAAATGCAAAGAAGCGCCTGAATGAGCTCGGAAGACAAAGGACTTTGAGCGAATTCAGAACGCTTTTGATACGTATTTTTAAGGATTACGCCAAAGAAAGTAACGATAAGTTGCTGTTTAGCGTAGATGATTTCGTATCAAAAATTCTACCTGCGGATAGCTACTTTGCCGAGACAAGAGATATATTATTTGTCGCTATTTTTGAACAGATGGCAAATAGCCTAACAGAAGATGAGATAGATGAAATGAAAATCATACAAGGAGAGGATAATGAGTGATATTCAAAACTATTTTATACATGGGCTGGTTTTGATAGATGTCGATGGCGTTAGACTAAATAATCTTGGCATAGATAATAGCGCCACCAACGAGAATAAAACTTTGACAAAGACTATAAGAAAAGGTAGGGAAATTTATCCTTTTGTTTCCGGTCAGGCTTGGAGATATTGGTGGAGAGAGGCTTGCTTTATACAAGGCTGGCAGTTAAGTCCTATCACAAATGTAAAAGGACAGCAGTATATAACAAAAGCCGATCCTTTCATGTATGCAGATGATGATTTATTCGGCTATATGAGTGCTCAAAAAGAAGAAATCGCAGAAGAAGATGGCGAAGAGTCCTCAAAAAAGAGTAAAAAACCAAAGACGAAAGATATAACGCTTACCAGGACAAGTCCGCTTAAAAATTCTATCCTGGTTGCCGTGAATACAACCAAACCGCTTGATGAATTTTGCTCTATGACCAGGCAGGACGATACACCTGCACTTTATAGTAGAGAAATTTATTCTACTACATTAAAAGGCATGTTTTCGTTAGACTTAGATCAGGCGGGAACTTTTGTATCTATGAATCGCTCCGGCTATCAAAATATATCAAAAGAGAGTTTTAAAGAGCAATTAAGTAACAATGCTAGAGTTATAAAGGATAAAAAATACGAAGGTGTTGAAAAAATCAGGCTTGACAATAAAACAAGAGCCAAGAGGATAAGCGAGCTCATATCTGCGCTTAAAATTTTAGATGGAGGTGCCGGTAGAACGACAAACTATGCAAGCGTAAGACCTGATTTTATAATACTTTGTGTATTAAAAGGCGGTAGCAATCCTTTTGGCGGTATTTTATTTGACGATAAGGGTAAAATAGAGTCTTTGGGAGAAATTTTACAAGACATCGCAAAAGACTATCAAGATTATATTTTAAGTGATATATACATAGGCAAGGATGCTTCATTTATGAAAAATGTAGATTTGGACTTAAAGGAGCTTTCAAATTTATCCGGAAAAATTAAATTTCATATCGGAAATGTAGGAGAAACAATAGATAAATTTGTATCTGAAAATATAGAAAAAATCATAAATCAAATGGAATAACAATGAGACTTTTTAGGGTTTTGTTATCATCTATCAGTGCTAGTTTTAGATATCCTAATATGATGATAAATAACCAATTAAGCATAAAATCAATGCCTTATAGCACCCTGCAAGGTCTTATAGCGGCGGCGTATGGCTCTTATGATTTTAAGGATTTATCATTTTCTTATATTTTTAGGTATGAGGCTATATTTAAAGATATCGAAACTATCTATAAATTTAAAAATGAAAATGGAAAAATAACCGCAAACAAGCCTACAAATTTATCAAAAACCAGAGAATTTTATTATCAAGGCGATATCTATCCTAGTAGTGATGCTTTTAAAAGAGAACAGCTTTTTAATTGCTATTTGACGCTTTATCTAGACGATGAAGAAGTGGCAAAAAGCTTTTTATCACCCGTGTATCAGCTGGTTTTTGGTAGAAGCAGCGATTTGGCTCGGGTCGTATCTGTTGATGAGATAACGGCAGTAAAAATAGACGAGATGAATTACTGCGGCACGGTAATTCCTTTGGATTTTAAAATTTCGGGCGAGCTTTATGCGATGGCTAAAAGTTTTGATTATTTATCGCTTCCACGAAAGCCTATTGATATGGATATTTTTACCATACTTGACGGACTTGGTAAATTTAAAATACATCCAAAAAATAAATTTGATATGTATTCTTTACAAAATTGGGACTTTAAAAAACCAAATGTCGTAGTAAAACAACCTGCCCTTATCGATGAAGAGTTACAAACGCCTATTTTAATGAGGAAATTTTGCTAGCTAAAACGGATGGTCAAAGCTTACAAGAACATAACGGTGCACTGCTTAGATATTTTGAAAGCTATAAAGACGCGCTTGTTATGCTTCCAACATTGTGCGGATTAAATAACTTTTGGGAGCTTTTAAAAATTGCTATTATTTTTCATGATTTAGGAAAGAGTGCAAAAGACTTTCAGAATTTGATGAAAAATTTAATAAAATCATATAATTTTAGGCACGAGTGGTTAAGCGGAAGTATTTTGCTTGATCTTGATATGCCAAAAGATGAAAAAGAGCTAGTGCTAAACGCTATTTTGTCTCATCATAAAAATTTTAAAGAGTTAAAAGATCGATACAAAAAGTGCCAAAGCACAAAAGAGATGATCGAAGACGGTGATGAGATCGATTTAAAAGAAAACAGAATTTTTGAGAAAGAGATAGATACGCTTGATTTTGCTTGGATAAAATTGTATTTGGAAAATTTCAAAATTTATATTAAAAATTTTACCAAAACCGATCCGCTAGCATTCGCAAAACCGCTGCCTAAAATTTTACAAAAATGGACTACGACGTCAAAGGATAGTATCGGTGAAAAAGAAAAATGGCAAAATATATTTTTGTCGGCGTCTTTGTCCATATGCGATCATAACGCCTCGGCAAATTTGGATAGAATTTTGATATTAAAAGAGTCAAATTTCGAGTTTTTAAATACTATTTTAAAGCCGTTTAAACACCAGCAAGACTCTTGGTCTTCACAAGATAATATTTTGCTCATAGCACCGACAGGACAAGGTAAAACCGAGTCTGCTCTTGGCTGGCTAAGAAATCAGCTAAAAAATAGGCAAGGCAGAGCGTTTTATCTGCTGCCTTTTACAGCTTCAATAAATGCGATGGTAAGGCGAGTATCGAAGAATTTTAAAGATGATGGATTAGTGGGGCTTTTACACGCAAAGGCAAAGTTTTTTATAGACGAATTTTACGAGAAAAAAGACGGACAAACATTTGCGGATATAGCCGATCTAAATAAAAAAGTCTATAAGCCGCTCAAAGTAGCCACTCCATATCAAATTTTAAAATGGGCGTTTGGTGTGAAAGGCTTTGAAAAAGGGCTGACCGAGCTTGCCGGAAGCTATTTGATAATCGATGAAATTCACGTTTATAACGACGAGCTTTATCAAAATATGTTATTTTTCTTAGAGTGGCTAATTAAAAAATTATGTGTAAAGATTTTCATTATGAGCGCAACTTTGCCTACGTTTATACAAAAACAGCTTGAAAGCGAGCTAAAAGTTAAAATCATAAAGCCCCAAATAGAGCTTTTACAAAATTTAAAAAGACATAGAATTTCTCTTATCGAAAGCAAAATGGAAGATAAAATTTTAGAATATATCAATGGTAAAAATTTGAAAATTCTGATCGTTTGCAACACCGTTTCAAAAGCGCAAGAAATTTATAATCTATTGGGATGTTACGATTCGAAAATCATGCTTCACAGTAGGTTTAACGCAGCCGATAGAGTAAGGATAGAAGATGAAATACTTACCAAACAGCCTAAAATTTTAATAGGAACACAAGCTATTGAAGTTAGTCTGAATATTGATTATGACGTTATATTTAGTGAAATTGCACCGCTTGATTCGCTTCTACAAAGATTTGGGCGGGTGTATAGAGGCAGAAGGATAAAGCCTGATCAAGAGCCAAATTGTTTCATTTTTACCGATATTGACCCTATTTTTAAGAAAATTTATACAAGACCAAATGTTTTGGAAAATACGCTAAACGAGCTAAGAAAACACAACGAAGAACAAATCGACGAGGAAAAAGTGCAAACGATGTTGGATAATGTTTATGAACCGATAAAAATCGATGAAAATGAGAAGATAATTTTTTTCAAAATGCTTGATGGGCTGTATCCATATAATGTCTATGAAGACAATGAAGAGCAGTTTGATAGCCAGTTCGATGGTGTAGAAGTGCTTCCTTGCGAACTAGAAAGTAAATTTGACGAATATATTTCCAAAGGACGATTTTTAGAAGCCGAAAAGCTTTTAGTGCCGATTTCTAAAACAAAATTTCACCAATATAAGAAGTATGGTTATATATCATCAAAGTTAAAAAAGGGATATGTTAAAATGGTGTGCTTAAAATATGACAACGAGCTCGGCCTGCTTGAAGCTGGCACCTGTTTTGATTAAGGATAAGATATGTTCAAAGAAGACCAAATCACCGGCACGCTCGTAAATTATTTCATGACCTGTAAGCGCGAAGCATGGCTATACGCTCATCATATCCACGCCGATCAGGACGATGAAAACGTGCTCATGGGCAAGGCGCTCGCCGATATAAAAGAAAAAGACTTGCAAGACTTCGCATTCTCAAATTTAAAATTTGACAAGCTATCAAAACAGCGCGGGCATTACTGCATAACTGAATATAAAAAGAGTCTAAAAAACGAGTTTGCGGGTAGGATGCAGCTACTTTTTTACATCTATATTTTAAAAACCGGGTTAAATTTAAAAGAGGTCAAAGGTAGGCTTATTAGCGGCAAAAAGGTGATCGCCGTGGATGATAGCGAGGAGAATTTTAACGTGCTTGAAGCGATTTTGCGCGAGATCACGGCTTTGGTAAATTTAGCCAAACCGCCTAAATTTACGCCTCAAAAGATCTGCAAAAACTGCGCTTACAACGGATACTGCGCGTAATGTATGCGATTTTATTTTACGACATCGCCGGCGCAGAGCAAAAAGAGAAAAACAACGCAAATCGTATCAGAAAAGCCGTGGAAAAATTTCTGCCGCGCGTGCAGTTTTCCGTTTTTGAGGGCGAGATCAGGGCGAGCGACTTTAAAAAGCTTACAAATTTACTGCAAAAAGAGTGCGTCCAGGAGCTTGACTCCATCGTCATTTACACGTTTAACTCGCTAAAATATTCCGAGCGCATCGTCATCGGACAGGACAAAAACGGCGCGCTGTTTAGTTAGGAGAGAGCATGCAAAAAAGCGACAGGACGCATTTTATATTAAACGGCGGGCGGCTTAGGCGGCAGGATAACAACATCTATTTTGATAAATTTGACGAGACGGGCGGCGTGAGGGCGAGTAAAATTTTACCGATCAACGCCATAGATGAAATTTACATCCTCGCCCACGTCGAGCTTGATACCTACACGCTCGCGTTTTTGGCGGATAACAACATACTTTTGCACGTTTTTAGCCCGTTTCAGAGCTTTCGGGGGAATTTTTACCCGAGCACTTCAAACTCGGTCAATAAAAGCGGCTTCGTGCTGCTATCTCAACTGCGGGCGTTTGACGACCCCGTAAAGCGCGTCTATATCGCTCGCGAGATTACCCGCGCGCACATGCTAAACGACGCGGCAAACTGCAAAAAGCACGGCGTGAAATTTGACCCTGCGCCACACATCGCAGCACTTGACGCTGCCGCAGACGTAGGACAGATAATGGCGGCGGAAGGGGCTTTTCAAAAGCTTTATTATGAAAAATGGAACGAAATCATCACCGATCAGCGAAGCTTTAAATTTACCGTCCGCTCCAAGCGCCCGCCCGCCGATAAGATAAATAGCTTCATCAGCTACATAAATATGCGCATCTACAATGTCTGCCTGAGCGAAATCTACAAGACCGAACTCGATCCGCGCATCGGCTTTTTGCACGAGCCAAACTACCGCGCGCTTAGCCTGCACCTCGATCTAGCCGAGATCTTTAAGCCGATTTTGGGCGATACGCTGATATTTGCGATGCTAAATAAAAAGGAGATCACGGCAAAGGACTTTCAAACGGACGCCGGACGGATAAAATTTAGCAATGACGCCATCCAAAAGATCGAGATGAAGATGATCTCGCGCCTAAGCGAAACGATCGCGCTAAACGGGCAAAACCTCACGTGGCGGCAGGTCATCAGACGCGAGGCGAATCAGCTCAAAAAATGTATCTGTGAGGATATGCCTTATGTGGGGTTTGTGTGGCGATGAGGTTTAGTCTTTTGGGATTAAATTTAAAGATTGACAGCTTTTTGAAGATAAGATATTGATGTTTTTCCTCATGTGAGCTTTGGCGGAGTGTGGAAGCTGGTTTTAGATATTGATATTTTTGGCTTTATTGCAACAAAGTATTGATTTTTAAATTTCAAAGCATAGGAATGCGAACATCATTCTAGCAAAAGCATTGCACGAGCCTATCGTTGTCGATTTTTCTGTTTTTACTTTATCTTACTCAAACGCTGTTCGCATTTTTCTCTTTTTAAGATGCTTCACACTACGCTCGCAACCGTACACGCAAGTAAAGTAAAAAGATTTCTTTTAAATGCCATTTGCATACGCGCCGCACTTTGAAGCGAGTATTAAGATTTGATTATAGCAGAGCATATTTTTTACAAAAAACCTGCTTGATTATCTTATGCACAGGCTTGAATGCTAGTTTAATGCTTTAATTATTAGGGCGTTTTATAACAAAGAGTTTGATAAAACGATAATAAAGCTTGTTCTAAGATTTTGATAATGCCCTATTTTCTAGGTTTTTGCTTGCTAAAAATTTTAAATTTTAACTATTTTTAAGATATAAAAATATAGACTTTTAATTTTAATGGCCCTGGAATTTGATATTTTGGTGCTGTTAAAATTTATTCCGTTGGAATTTGAAACCTAAAGATGAAGTTAGATCTATACTAAAAGAAGCAAAGTTAAAATTTATTCCGTTGGAATTTGAAACAATTCTTTGGCGGGATAATATGCAGGATCATAAAGTTAAAATTTATTCCGTTGGAATTTGAAACTACCCTGACAACTGCCGAAAACTTAAAACTGGCAGGTTAAAATTTATTCCGTTGGAATTTGAAACTCCTCAAGGTAGATTATGAATTCATCTACGCTGTTGGTTAAAATTTATTCCGTTGGAATTTGAAACTATGCACGCACATAGCCTTGAACTCTGACGCTACTTTGAGTTTCGAATTCCAACGGAATAAATTTTAACAAATAAGGATACGGGCACAGGTATGG containing:
- a CDS encoding CRISPR-associated endoribonuclease Cas6: MLTINAKLPTRNLRVSKALPQLIQGFIYRYLPAEEHAGYRHEKTGKIFKRMNFDFYLSGADLRVRFTSYEPEFEKAVALGALKDGLNLGELCFLDTTVAVSEHRTNSDDVVLQGCVACAVQGLLGHKIYLQAQDSRHLEMMKSNALQRFETLTGREYGGEFELNLKWQNLQKPFYFYYGNNQTPVIAWQAKWHMQARPELINLILDAGVGSGCMNYGVGFLEVVE
- the cas5 gene encoding CRISPR-associated protein Cas5, producing the protein MRLFRVLLSSISASFRYPNMMINNQLSIKSMPYSTLQGLIAAAYGSYDFKDLSFSYIFRYEAIFKDIETIYKFKNENGKITANKPTNLSKTREFYYQGDIYPSSDAFKREQLFNCYLTLYLDDEEVAKSFLSPVYQLVFGRSSDLARVVSVDEITAVKIDEMNYCGTVIPLDFKISGELYAMAKSFDYLSLPRKPIDMDIFTILDGLGKFKIHPKNKFDMYSLQNWDFKKPNVVVKQPALIDEELQTPILMRKFC
- the cas1 gene encoding CRISPR-associated endonuclease Cas1, which gives rise to MQKSDRTHFILNGGRLRRQDNNIYFDKFDETGGVRASKILPINAIDEIYILAHVELDTYTLAFLADNNILLHVFSPFQSFRGNFYPSTSNSVNKSGFVLLSQLRAFDDPVKRVYIAREITRAHMLNDAANCKKHGVKFDPAPHIAALDAAADVGQIMAAEGAFQKLYYEKWNEIITDQRSFKFTVRSKRPPADKINSFISYINMRIYNVCLSEIYKTELDPRIGFLHEPNYRALSLHLDLAEIFKPILGDTLIFAMLNKKEITAKDFQTDAGRIKFSNDAIQKIEMKMISRLSETIALNGQNLTWRQVIRREANQLKKCICEDMPYVGFVWR
- a CDS encoding CRISPR-associated helicase/endonuclease Cas3, with product MLAKTDGQSLQEHNGALLRYFESYKDALVMLPTLCGLNNFWELLKIAIIFHDLGKSAKDFQNLMKNLIKSYNFRHEWLSGSILLDLDMPKDEKELVLNAILSHHKNFKELKDRYKKCQSTKEMIEDGDEIDLKENRIFEKEIDTLDFAWIKLYLENFKIYIKNFTKTDPLAFAKPLPKILQKWTTTSKDSIGEKEKWQNIFLSASLSICDHNASANLDRILILKESNFEFLNTILKPFKHQQDSWSSQDNILLIAPTGQGKTESALGWLRNQLKNRQGRAFYLLPFTASINAMVRRVSKNFKDDGLVGLLHAKAKFFIDEFYEKKDGQTFADIADLNKKVYKPLKVATPYQILKWAFGVKGFEKGLTELAGSYLIIDEIHVYNDELYQNMLFFLEWLIKKLCVKIFIMSATLPTFIQKQLESELKVKIIKPQIELLQNLKRHRISLIESKMEDKILEYINGKNLKILIVCNTVSKAQEIYNLLGCYDSKIMLHSRFNAADRVRIEDEILTKQPKILIGTQAIEVSLNIDYDVIFSEIAPLDSLLQRFGRVYRGRRIKPDQEPNCFIFTDIDPIFKKIYTRPNVLENTLNELRKHNEEQIDEEKVQTMLDNVYEPIKIDENEKIIFFKMLDGLYPYNVYEDNEEQFDSQFDGVEVLPCELESKFDEYISKGRFLEAEKLLVPISKTKFHQYKKYGYISSKLKKGYVKMVCLKYDNELGLLEAGTCFD
- the cas7i gene encoding type I-B CRISPR-associated protein Cas7/Cst2/DevR, with amino-acid sequence MSDIQNYFIHGLVLIDVDGVRLNNLGIDNSATNENKTLTKTIRKGREIYPFVSGQAWRYWWREACFIQGWQLSPITNVKGQQYITKADPFMYADDDLFGYMSAQKEEIAEEDGEESSKKSKKPKTKDITLTRTSPLKNSILVAVNTTKPLDEFCSMTRQDDTPALYSREIYSTTLKGMFSLDLDQAGTFVSMNRSGYQNISKESFKEQLSNNARVIKDKKYEGVEKIRLDNKTRAKRISELISALKILDGGAGRTTNYASVRPDFIILCVLKGGSNPFGGILFDDKGKIESLGEILQDIAKDYQDYILSDIYIGKDASFMKNVDLDLKELSNLSGKIKFHIGNVGETIDKFVSENIEKIINQME
- a CDS encoding Dna2/Cas4 domain-containing protein encodes the protein MFKEDQITGTLVNYFMTCKREAWLYAHHIHADQDDENVLMGKALADIKEKDLQDFAFSNLKFDKLSKQRGHYCITEYKKSLKNEFAGRMQLLFYIYILKTGLNLKEVKGRLISGKKVIAVDDSEENFNVLEAILREITALVNLAKPPKFTPQKICKNCAYNGYCA
- the cas2 gene encoding CRISPR-associated endonuclease Cas2 — translated: MYAILFYDIAGAEQKEKNNANRIRKAVEKFLPRVQFSVFEGEIRASDFKKLTNLLQKECVQELDSIVIYTFNSLKYSERIVIGQDKNGALFS